One window from the genome of Gemmatimonadaceae bacterium encodes:
- a CDS encoding extracellular solute-binding protein, which yields MLFVADTLVLFLAASLTKPLQPVLDSFALRSGTVIQRESGASLEHARKLTELHRVPDVLMLADADVFPQLLVPAYASWYADFARNRMVVAYTSRSKHAADITRGNWTRVLRGRDVEVGRTDPDLAPVGYRTLLMMKLAERFYHTPGLSSALLDNAPARNMRPNAAELAALLASGELDYIYDYQSVAESNGFRFIALPSEIDLGDPARARAYANVSVNVRGTEPGKRTVFRGAPIVYGLSVPREAPHSAAAIAFLRYLESPEVIARLRAAHVDMLDGLVIHGSGAPTQLPRAPRPARR from the coding sequence ATGCTCTTCGTCGCGGATACGCTCGTTCTATTCCTGGCAGCGAGTCTCACAAAACCGCTTCAGCCGGTCCTGGACAGCTTCGCGCTTCGCTCCGGCACGGTCATTCAGCGTGAGAGCGGCGCGTCGCTCGAGCACGCGCGCAAGCTCACCGAGCTGCATCGCGTTCCCGACGTGCTCATGCTTGCCGATGCCGACGTCTTTCCACAGCTCCTCGTGCCGGCGTATGCGTCGTGGTACGCCGACTTTGCGCGCAACCGCATGGTCGTCGCCTACACGTCGCGCTCGAAGCACGCGGCCGACATCACTCGCGGCAACTGGACGCGGGTGCTCCGCGGCCGCGACGTCGAAGTCGGCCGCACCGATCCCGATCTCGCGCCGGTCGGCTATCGAACATTGCTCATGATGAAGCTCGCCGAGCGATTCTATCACACGCCGGGCTTGAGCTCGGCGCTGCTCGACAACGCGCCAGCGCGAAACATGCGCCCGAACGCGGCCGAGCTCGCGGCGCTGCTGGCGTCGGGTGAGCTCGACTACATCTACGACTATCAGTCGGTCGCCGAGTCGAACGGCTTTCGCTTTATCGCGCTGCCGAGCGAGATCGATCTTGGCGACCCGGCGCGCGCGCGGGCGTACGCCAACGTGTCCGTGAATGTGCGCGGCACGGAGCCCGGCAAGCGCACCGTCTTTCGCGGCGCGCCGATCGTCTACGGGCTCAGCGTGCCGCGGGAAGCACCGCACTCCGCCGCGGCGATCGCGTTCCTGAGATATCTCGAATCGCCCGAGGTCATCGCCCGCCTTCGCGCCGCGCACGTCGACATGCTCGATGGCCTCGTGATTCACGGCAGCGGCGCGCCCACTCAGCTCCCGCGTGCACCCCGGCCTGCCCGACGTTAA